In the genome of Chrysiogenes arsenatis DSM 11915, one region contains:
- a CDS encoding PAS domain-containing protein — MYYFILQPDATILDYHTAETENLYVPPEQFLGKKMDECLPSSVSTSFRNAMAHLRTGEPMVEVTYSLEIHGKIRQFACQISTLRHSGNALAAVRDITDKQRVQQIRDRYEHLFENFMEHAPFPVVIWDFEQHELLYANVPAYDWHTKYAKKGTSSTLTYAIRGILTPAILATLRSGKSVQNLEIHTTSTGGGLPEWVSLSASTVLYDDATVAMLLLQDITSLRNNAMQLQERIKEIKCLYQVFQITDNQSAPLEEVFLAVTDVLAAGFQNPEKISSKIEWKAQTYSCPNYEESPFRLTVEAYTQQSEQIRLTVVYLGEHDVYAPQPFLDEERQLVQTVVQRLAEIVEQRQADNNLAEHTALVSVMFAQTTESILILDPDSGRITHFNESAHTNLGYSREEFATLTIADIEAKYSATNIAQHNAQVKSGKTLEIEGQHRHKSGAVSDVAITVRPIEMRGKTFISCVWHDITVIKQRENELKDRGNRFRAYNEVLSTLHSAISVTQGYFDRFVKIVTETVALELHIDRVSVWVFRNNFLQSECIDLFQRQNNAHSPGPILDIEYFEEEFAIIRRARYFYTTDPLNDPRAAGFRENYTIPNGIRSILDCTIRIGEECHGVVSFEMTTTDRAWHSDEISFGCQVADQVGIALLNVERLQHIKELTHYQCDLEALVQKRTAELEMANEEQVAIFNSVSVGIIIAKNNMIRRCNLRVEELLGYTLTELCRQSLRTFFENEQAFLEIDNSFSRMGFGETIRVSTLLRRRSGELVWVRLSGTHLKSDLGQPELLLVIEDISDEQKSAALLQKAKESAENASRAKSAFLANMSHEIRTPMNAIIGMSYLTLKTELTPLQRDYVAKIHTSGNHLLDIINDILDLSRIEAGKLVVEHTLCRLMEIIEKLRDIIQDATQRKGLQLTFDIADDVPLHIWSDPLRIGQILLNYINNAVKFTESGEIIVRVHTELPLTDQAILRFEVTDTGIGLTEEQLGTLFQEFQQADSSITRRYGGTGLGLSICKQLAGLMGGSVGASSQVGIGSTFWFTIRVGVTEGCCPIETLPHNEQRASTTLRGIHVLLVEDNSINQDVAFGLLSEAGILVDIAENGQIALDMLAQREYDLVLMDMQMPVMDGVTATTAIRKNTQWDTLPVIAMTANAMRQDRDACFAAGMNDFIEKPINPEVLIQVLLRWAPLQKGVANEPTTTPMVLSPSPRPCRPDFLDACSHNGIDVDGALARLLGNNASLIAIFRRFAAAHANTCQELLPLIRYQRWSDAELLVHTLKGSAGNIGAKALQASAAQVEKNIKMRESEDTLLEQIHNMDEVLQQVVSTLQHAIACSDAQTASERSDNAAGIDEVCQMLCSLLREDQPEALEYFESHHLLLESHFGNKFATIARYIRAINFEDALDMLEEHL; from the coding sequence ATGTATTATTTTATCTTACAACCAGACGCAACAATTTTGGACTATCACACTGCCGAAACCGAAAATTTATATGTTCCGCCTGAGCAATTTCTTGGAAAAAAAATGGACGAATGCCTTCCAAGCTCTGTCAGCACAAGTTTCCGCAACGCCATGGCGCATCTTCGAACAGGCGAACCTATGGTTGAAGTCACCTACTCGCTGGAGATTCATGGAAAAATACGCCAATTTGCCTGCCAAATTTCAACTCTGAGACATTCAGGGAACGCCCTTGCCGCGGTAAGAGATATTACCGATAAGCAGCGAGTCCAGCAGATACGTGACCGCTATGAGCATTTATTTGAGAACTTCATGGAACACGCACCCTTCCCTGTCGTGATCTGGGACTTTGAACAACATGAACTTTTATATGCCAATGTCCCCGCTTACGATTGGCATACGAAGTATGCAAAAAAAGGGACTTCATCCACATTAACCTATGCCATCCGAGGCATACTCACTCCGGCAATTCTCGCCACTTTGCGCAGTGGAAAAAGCGTACAGAACCTTGAAATACACACCACCAGTACTGGAGGAGGATTACCTGAGTGGGTTTCGCTCTCTGCCTCGACGGTCTTATATGATGACGCCACCGTCGCGATGCTGCTCCTGCAGGACATTACTTCTTTACGTAATAATGCCATGCAACTGCAAGAGCGAATCAAAGAGATTAAATGCCTCTATCAGGTATTTCAGATCACAGACAATCAATCTGCTCCACTAGAAGAGGTGTTTCTGGCCGTAACAGACGTACTTGCCGCAGGTTTTCAGAATCCGGAAAAAATTTCTTCGAAAATCGAGTGGAAGGCACAGACATACTCCTGTCCAAATTACGAAGAAAGCCCCTTTCGCCTGACCGTTGAGGCATACACCCAGCAAAGCGAACAGATTCGTCTGACGGTGGTCTACCTCGGTGAACACGATGTATACGCTCCTCAGCCATTCTTGGATGAGGAGCGACAATTAGTGCAAACTGTCGTGCAGCGCTTGGCAGAAATCGTCGAACAGCGCCAAGCCGATAACAACCTAGCAGAGCATACGGCACTGGTGAGTGTCATGTTTGCTCAGACAACCGAATCGATACTCATACTCGACCCTGACAGTGGACGTATCACGCATTTTAACGAATCGGCACATACGAATCTGGGATACTCCCGCGAAGAATTTGCAACGCTTACCATAGCGGACATCGAAGCAAAATACTCTGCAACAAATATTGCTCAACACAATGCGCAAGTAAAATCCGGAAAAACGCTGGAAATAGAGGGGCAGCATCGCCATAAATCCGGTGCCGTATCCGATGTAGCCATTACTGTGCGGCCAATAGAAATGCGCGGGAAAACTTTTATCTCGTGCGTCTGGCATGACATCACCGTGATAAAACAACGAGAGAACGAACTGAAAGACCGTGGCAATCGTTTTCGGGCGTATAATGAAGTGCTCAGCACACTCCATTCCGCTATCTCGGTAACGCAAGGCTACTTTGACCGTTTTGTGAAAATAGTGACAGAAACCGTCGCTTTGGAACTTCACATCGACCGAGTATCAGTATGGGTATTCCGGAATAATTTTTTACAGAGCGAATGCATTGATCTTTTTCAGCGCCAAAATAATGCCCACTCGCCAGGGCCAATACTTGATATTGAGTACTTCGAAGAAGAGTTTGCGATCATACGCCGTGCACGTTATTTTTACACAACTGACCCATTAAACGATCCTCGTGCGGCAGGCTTTCGCGAAAACTACACTATCCCGAATGGAATTCGTTCCATTCTTGACTGCACCATCCGCATCGGCGAAGAGTGCCACGGAGTGGTGAGTTTTGAGATGACCACAACAGACCGTGCGTGGCATTCGGACGAAATATCTTTTGGTTGTCAGGTTGCCGATCAGGTCGGTATCGCCTTATTAAACGTAGAGCGACTGCAACATATCAAAGAGTTGACCCACTATCAATGTGACCTCGAAGCACTGGTGCAAAAGCGCACGGCAGAGTTGGAAATGGCAAATGAAGAGCAGGTGGCTATCTTCAACTCTGTTTCCGTCGGGATTATTATTGCGAAAAATAACATGATCCGCCGATGCAATTTGCGCGTTGAAGAGCTTCTGGGCTATACGCTGACTGAGTTGTGCCGTCAGAGCCTCCGCACCTTTTTTGAAAACGAACAGGCCTTTCTGGAAATCGACAATTCCTTTTCCCGTATGGGTTTCGGTGAAACTATCCGCGTGAGTACTTTACTGAGACGCCGGAGCGGAGAGCTTGTATGGGTACGTTTGAGCGGAACACACCTCAAATCAGACTTAGGACAACCGGAGCTGTTGCTTGTCATTGAAGACATTAGCGATGAGCAAAAATCGGCAGCATTGTTACAAAAAGCTAAAGAATCCGCTGAAAATGCAAGTCGTGCAAAAAGCGCATTTCTCGCAAACATGAGTCACGAAATTCGCACACCAATGAACGCTATTATCGGCATGTCATATCTGACATTGAAAACTGAATTGACACCACTACAGCGCGACTATGTAGCGAAAATTCACACCTCAGGAAACCACCTCTTGGATATCATTAACGATATCCTTGACCTTTCCCGTATTGAAGCAGGCAAATTAGTTGTTGAGCACACGCTGTGTCGCCTGATGGAAATTATAGAAAAACTCAGAGATATCATTCAAGACGCTACACAACGCAAAGGTCTGCAATTGACATTTGACATCGCAGATGATGTTCCATTGCATATCTGGAGCGACCCACTACGGATCGGTCAGATATTACTGAATTACATAAATAACGCCGTAAAATTCACGGAATCCGGCGAAATCATCGTGCGAGTTCACACAGAGTTGCCTCTTACAGACCAAGCAATTCTCCGCTTTGAGGTAACAGACACTGGCATCGGGCTAACTGAAGAACAACTTGGCACCTTGTTTCAGGAGTTTCAGCAAGCCGACTCTTCAATCACCCGTCGCTATGGAGGCACCGGCCTAGGACTTTCTATTTGCAAGCAACTGGCCGGACTTATGGGCGGTTCCGTTGGCGCAAGCAGCCAAGTTGGCATAGGAAGTACCTTTTGGTTCACTATTCGGGTTGGAGTAACGGAAGGATGCTGTCCTATTGAAACGTTGCCACATAACGAGCAACGAGCTTCAACAACCCTACGAGGGATACATGTATTGCTCGTTGAAGATAACTCTATCAACCAAGATGTTGCCTTTGGATTGCTCAGTGAAGCCGGTATTCTGGTTGATATTGCCGAAAATGGGCAAATCGCACTCGATATGCTTGCGCAAAGAGAGTACGACCTCGTGCTAATGGATATGCAAATGCCGGTAATGGATGGCGTCACTGCTACCACTGCTATCCGAAAAAACACGCAGTGGGATACCTTACCGGTTATAGCGATGACCGCGAACGCAATGCGCCAGGATCGCGATGCCTGCTTTGCCGCTGGGATGAACGATTTTATTGAGAAGCCAATAAACCCTGAAGTACTCATACAGGTGCTGCTGCGATGGGCCCCCTTACAGAAGGGAGTCGCGAATGAGCCGACGACCACTCCAATGGTACTGTCTCCATCGCCGAGGCCTTGTCGCCCCGACTTTTTGGATGCCTGCTCTCATAATGGAATTGATGTTGATGGTGCTCTCGCTCGATTATTAGGGAACAATGCAAGCTTGATAGCAATTTTCCGCCGCTTTGCCGCGGCTCATGCCAATACCTGCCAGGAACTACTTCCGCTGATTCGCTACCAGCGTTGGAGTGACGCGGAGCTGCTTGTTCATACACTAAAAGGTTCAGCCGGCAATATTGGTGCGAAAGCCCTGCAAGCCTCTGCCGCGCAAGTAGAAAAAAACATCAAAATGCGGGAGTCGGAAGACACTCTCTTGGAACAGATTCACAATATGGATGAAGTATTGCAACAGGTAGTTTCGACCCTGCAACATGCCATCGCCTGCTCGGATGCACAAACCGCCAGCGAACGTAGTGACAATGCAGCAGGCATAGATGAAGTGTGCCAAATGCTTTGCTCCCTGCTGCGTGAGGATCAACCGGAAGCCTTAGAGTATTTTGAATCACACCATCTACTTCTGGAATCGCACTTTGGCAATAAATTTGCTACTATCGCAAGATATATTCGTGCAATAAATTTTGAAGATGCGTTGGATATGCTTGAGGAGCACTTATGA
- a CDS encoding NADH-quinone oxidoreductase subunit N, whose translation MWVDNFILLVPAIIVFVGASALMLVSATKNFGLMTSAIVANVFLGVAALVQFFQMGSLYSVGAEGGLFHGMFIADTFSGFVCLIVIVCGMVTNSMSTSYFATNNFHRLEYNALVLFAVFGMMLMSMAGELVTIFVVLEIMSLSVYVLIGMNRTNSNATEAVFKYLMLGAFAGAFFVMGAAFIYGATGTTVISEISTYVSAHAGESMPFLVAGITLILIALFFKVAAFPMHAWTPDVYDGAAMPVTGFMATGVKAASFAVMLRLFMVDFLDVQEIWVGPVSVVAILTLFAGNFLAMAQDNVKRMLAASGIVHSGYLLIGIASLSMTGNAAASVLFYLAAYAIGSLGVFAALSYLTGQGEKRITFDDFNGLAKKHPFVAAVIALFMLSFVGFPPTIGFIAKFYLFTSAVEAGNIWLAVFGIISSVVSIYYYLRLIVAMYFKPATEEFDVCACTSCAKYASGIMAFATIWGGIGTMTLVIFPSATTLMASAILGIQSLF comes from the coding sequence ATGTGGGTCGATAACTTTATCCTGCTTGTGCCCGCGATTATTGTTTTTGTTGGTGCGTCTGCTTTAATGCTGGTAAGCGCAACAAAAAACTTTGGCCTTATGACATCCGCTATTGTGGCCAACGTTTTCTTAGGTGTGGCCGCGTTAGTGCAGTTTTTCCAAATGGGAAGCCTCTACAGTGTTGGCGCTGAGGGTGGTCTGTTTCATGGAATGTTTATTGCCGACACCTTCTCCGGCTTTGTCTGCCTGATTGTGATTGTGTGCGGTATGGTGACAAATTCTATGTCGACATCCTATTTCGCTACGAACAACTTTCACCGTCTCGAGTACAACGCACTGGTACTCTTCGCTGTTTTTGGCATGATGCTTATGTCAATGGCAGGTGAGCTGGTCACGATCTTCGTTGTACTTGAGATTATGTCGCTTTCTGTCTACGTGCTCATCGGGATGAATCGTACGAATAGCAACGCGACGGAAGCCGTCTTTAAGTACCTCATGCTCGGTGCGTTTGCAGGAGCGTTCTTTGTGATGGGCGCAGCCTTCATCTACGGCGCAACCGGAACCACTGTTATTTCTGAGATCAGCACGTATGTAAGCGCTCATGCGGGTGAGTCAATGCCATTCTTAGTGGCAGGAATTACGCTCATTTTGATCGCGCTCTTCTTTAAAGTCGCTGCCTTCCCAATGCATGCGTGGACACCAGATGTGTATGATGGCGCGGCAATGCCGGTGACGGGTTTCATGGCAACCGGGGTCAAAGCAGCTAGCTTTGCGGTTATGCTCCGCCTCTTTATGGTCGACTTCCTCGATGTTCAGGAAATCTGGGTCGGGCCGGTTTCGGTGGTCGCGATCTTGACCCTCTTCGCGGGGAACTTCCTCGCGATGGCGCAAGACAACGTCAAGCGGATGCTGGCGGCTTCTGGTATCGTTCACAGCGGATATCTGCTGATCGGTATCGCATCACTCAGCATGACGGGCAACGCTGCCGCCTCTGTGCTGTTCTACCTTGCAGCCTATGCCATTGGCTCGCTCGGCGTGTTTGCGGCTCTGAGCTATCTGACTGGTCAAGGCGAAAAGCGGATCACTTTTGATGACTTCAATGGACTTGCAAAAAAGCATCCATTTGTCGCCGCAGTGATTGCGCTCTTTATGCTCTCTTTTGTCGGCTTCCCGCCGACCATTGGCTTTATTGCAAAGTTCTACCTCTTCACCAGCGCGGTTGAAGCAGGGAACATCTGGTTGGCGGTATTCGGCATTATCAGCAGTGTAGTATCCATATACTACTACCTGCGCCTGATCGTGGCCATGTACTTCAAGCCAGCAACTGAAGAGTTTGATGTTTGCGCGTGCACCTCCTGCGCAAAGTATGCTTCAGGTATTATGGCGTTTGCTACCATCTGGGGTGGCATCGGCACAATGACGCTGGTGATTTTCCCAAGCGCTACCACGCTCATGGCATCGGCAATACTGGGGATTCAGTCACTGTTCTAG
- a CDS encoding response regulator, protein MFTTANVSVAVEVLSPQKNILIIYSFNDTNHWDHAIRLGLMEVLHDTIPLINLFDENLDAARFPTEAHREKFRRYISEKYADIRLDAIVSMSEPASLFLMTLDKDFLSVPLLMIDPSVMFREDFQCEEHTHIFSYGSNVYGAVRDVLERFQPRTLYIVGETLSQSGAERVAQLQRAELSKVKNGNLHFLLNLEVDELVEAIHRISAEDAIFYLPLTHTPSGRDLDPYRVAQRIAGIAQAPTFSHWDSLLGSGIIGGYMLSSKHVGRIAAQGIMELATGQSDTILANPDGIFVRAYDARVLERFGLTAEHLPADAEIRFYTIPQWKEHLGLLVSGAVLFVGLTVMLVITGRSLTKVSASRNALHDTQQKLEQSHAVLERRVAERTERLQLARREAVAANKAKSEFLANMSHELRTPMNAIIGLSQLALQTGLNEKQKNYIQKVHLAATSLLGILNDILDFSKIEAGKLEIENVPFRLEEVFDSLTNIITLKAQEKGIELLFDLPSTLPVSLIGDPMRLRQILVNLSMNAIKFTDHGEVVIGVAVEEEEAAYVRLRFIVRDTGVGISKEQQAKLFQSFIQGDNSTTRRFGGTGLGLVISLKLTKMMQGDIWLESDEGRGSTFSFTAVFEKQKLGSVETPSLAQEIGSLSILVVEDNATSMDILTNLLTGFGFRVDQAPNGATALILVQERADTSKYDLILLDADLHDIGGNEVVRALASNIALHEKTKYILMMPSGCAETMLAFDNVAISACLHKPFTPSSLLEAIMIAMGKAELITRYVESEYESMQSAVEKLIGARILLVEDNELNRALAIDVLGNNGIAVVVANHGREALDILAEDADFDGILMDCQMPIMDGYAATQAIRQQLRFAELPIIAMTANVMAGDQEKTLAAGMNDHIGKPLNLRDMFTKMARWIVPAPHRQVITPIHHTTVPANDSAALDNLPGVDVRQGLRTTQNNMALYQKLLQVFKRNQSDFIDQFRNAIDQEEATRLAHTLRGAAGNIGALPLYTAAGELEKAAARGNSTQIATALDSVMEHLDPLLCAIQSQETATINGDLTTHSITRSTAQLIEHLQILAGKLANDDIEAMNLFEQLGNASVVFADIQEEINALAESIQACDFETAYAQTMTIIEYFTSSDQH, encoded by the coding sequence ATGTTTACGACCGCAAACGTGAGCGTAGCCGTAGAAGTTTTGTCGCCGCAAAAAAATATTCTCATCATCTACTCATTTAATGATACCAACCATTGGGACCATGCTATACGACTTGGACTGATGGAAGTTTTGCATGACACCATTCCACTGATCAATCTCTTTGACGAAAATCTGGACGCCGCACGTTTTCCTACGGAGGCGCATCGAGAAAAATTCCGGCGCTACATCAGTGAAAAATACGCAGATATCAGGCTTGATGCTATAGTTTCTATGTCTGAACCAGCATCATTATTTTTAATGACACTCGATAAAGATTTCCTTTCGGTCCCTTTGTTGATGATCGATCCCAGTGTAATGTTCCGGGAAGACTTTCAATGCGAAGAGCATACCCACATTTTCTCATATGGCTCCAATGTGTACGGCGCAGTACGTGATGTACTAGAGCGATTTCAGCCTCGCACGCTGTATATCGTTGGCGAAACACTCTCTCAAAGTGGAGCGGAGAGAGTTGCTCAACTCCAACGCGCAGAACTTTCAAAAGTCAAGAATGGGAACCTCCATTTTCTTCTGAATCTTGAAGTGGATGAGCTAGTTGAAGCTATTCACAGAATTTCCGCAGAAGATGCAATTTTTTACCTTCCGCTCACACATACACCATCGGGACGAGACCTTGATCCCTATCGGGTAGCACAGAGAATTGCTGGGATAGCTCAAGCGCCGACCTTTAGTCACTGGGATTCACTTCTGGGAAGTGGCATTATAGGCGGATACATGTTAAGCAGCAAACACGTTGGGCGCATCGCAGCTCAGGGTATAATGGAGCTTGCCACTGGCCAGTCCGACACGATTCTTGCCAACCCAGACGGGATCTTTGTCCGCGCATACGACGCGCGTGTACTTGAACGGTTTGGGCTTACGGCAGAGCATCTCCCTGCTGATGCAGAAATTCGGTTCTACACTATTCCTCAATGGAAAGAGCACCTTGGTCTACTCGTGAGCGGAGCGGTCTTATTTGTGGGGTTAACGGTAATGTTAGTTATCACCGGCCGCTCCCTTACAAAAGTTTCCGCATCGCGCAATGCCCTTCATGATACGCAACAAAAACTTGAACAAAGCCATGCCGTGCTCGAACGACGTGTTGCCGAGCGCACAGAACGTTTACAATTGGCTCGACGTGAAGCTGTGGCCGCAAATAAAGCAAAAAGCGAGTTCCTTGCCAATATGAGCCACGAGTTGCGCACCCCGATGAACGCGATTATCGGACTTTCACAGCTTGCACTCCAGACGGGATTAAATGAAAAACAGAAAAACTACATCCAGAAAGTACATCTTGCCGCTACGTCGTTATTGGGAATACTGAATGACATTCTCGATTTTTCGAAGATAGAAGCAGGCAAGCTGGAAATCGAAAATGTCCCCTTTCGCCTTGAAGAAGTGTTCGATTCACTCACCAATATTATTACGTTAAAGGCACAAGAAAAAGGGATCGAGCTTCTCTTTGACCTACCATCTACTTTGCCAGTGTCGTTAATTGGCGATCCAATGCGATTGCGCCAAATACTTGTAAATTTATCGATGAACGCCATCAAGTTCACCGATCATGGAGAGGTAGTGATAGGCGTAGCTGTCGAGGAAGAAGAAGCAGCGTATGTGCGACTACGCTTCATCGTGCGCGATACGGGAGTTGGAATCAGCAAAGAACAGCAAGCCAAACTCTTCCAATCCTTTATTCAGGGAGATAATTCGACAACGCGTCGTTTCGGCGGGACGGGGCTTGGATTAGTGATCTCCTTGAAACTCACGAAAATGATGCAGGGTGACATTTGGCTTGAAAGCGATGAAGGGAGGGGGAGTACGTTCTCTTTTACCGCTGTCTTCGAAAAACAAAAACTAGGTTCGGTCGAAACGCCATCTTTAGCGCAGGAGATCGGTTCACTCTCTATATTGGTAGTAGAAGATAATGCAACATCGATGGATATTCTGACGAACCTTCTCACAGGCTTTGGATTCCGAGTAGATCAAGCCCCGAACGGGGCAACTGCTCTTATTCTGGTTCAAGAGCGAGCCGATACATCGAAGTACGATCTCATATTGCTTGATGCGGATCTGCACGATATTGGAGGGAACGAGGTTGTACGTGCTTTGGCAAGCAACATTGCATTGCATGAAAAAACGAAATATATCCTAATGATGCCAAGTGGGTGCGCGGAAACCATGCTAGCGTTTGATAACGTCGCAATATCCGCGTGCTTGCATAAGCCATTTACTCCTTCAAGCTTGCTGGAAGCAATAATGATTGCCATGGGAAAAGCGGAACTCATTACCCGGTATGTGGAAAGTGAATACGAAAGCATGCAGAGCGCGGTTGAAAAGCTTATTGGTGCGCGAATACTCCTCGTGGAAGACAACGAGTTAAATCGTGCGCTGGCGATTGACGTTCTTGGTAATAATGGCATCGCTGTTGTCGTCGCTAACCACGGGCGGGAAGCACTTGATATTTTGGCGGAAGATGCCGATTTTGACGGCATTCTAATGGATTGCCAGATGCCTATAATGGATGGGTATGCTGCGACGCAGGCAATACGACAGCAACTCCGATTTGCCGAACTTCCGATTATTGCAATGACGGCAAACGTTATGGCTGGCGATCAGGAAAAGACACTTGCAGCGGGAATGAATGATCATATCGGCAAACCGCTGAACCTCCGCGATATGTTTACTAAAATGGCGCGTTGGATTGTTCCAGCTCCGCATCGACAAGTAATAACACCAATACACCATACCACGGTGCCAGCAAATGACAGCGCCGCTCTCGACAACTTACCTGGCGTTGATGTACGTCAAGGGTTGCGCACAACACAGAACAATATGGCGCTCTACCAGAAACTTCTCCAAGTGTTTAAGAGAAACCAGTCTGATTTCATTGATCAGTTCCGCAATGCGATCGATCAAGAAGAAGCCACTCGCTTGGCACACACTCTGCGTGGCGCGGCAGGAAATATAGGCGCATTGCCGTTATATACTGCTGCAGGGGAACTGGAAAAAGCTGCTGCACGTGGAAATAGCACACAGATTGCTACTGCACTTGATTCTGTAATGGAGCACCTTGACCCACTTCTCTGTGCTATTCAGAGTCAAGAAACCGCAACAATAAACGGGGATTTAACTACACATTCAATAACAAGAAGCACAGCGCAGCTCATCGAACATTTACAAATACTGGCAGGCAAACTTGCGAATGATGATATTGAAGCGATGAACCTTTTTGAGCAGCTTGGCAACGCTTCGGTGGTATTTGCCGATATTCAGGAAGAAATTAACGCATTGGCCGAGTCGATTCAGGCGTGCGATTTCGAAACTGCATACGCTCAGACGATGACGATCATTGAATATTTCACCAGCTCTGACCAGCACTAA
- a CDS encoding complex I subunit 4 family protein — translation MFDSMLSILIFLPIVAGALVLIAPLSPSVARSIGFAVSLIVLALGIMTYQGFQSTGGYEFVESYYWIKSYGISYTLGIDGISLMILMLVALLFPVAFLLLWNDKSKGYWGNMLLVQGAMVGTLSSLDLILFYVFWEVMLIPIFFMIGLYGGANRYAAAVKITVYTMVGSLFMFVAILYLAYSFQTVSGVWSFALEDLTSVSLTGKEAFWVFAAFMLAFAIKIPLFPLHTWLPDAYTEAPTGATFILSAIMAKLGIYAVIRFVMPVYPQEYLMYATPLIVLGLIGMVYCGIAAIKQQDVKRMLAYSSASHLGIIAVGIFALNTEAMVGSVYQIVAHAMATGVLFLLVGLLEERLGTRNIDSLGGIAKVAPVYATFFAVAMLASCGLPGTNGFIGEFLIILGTFKYHWLLGTIAATSVLVGVAYMLWMYQRVIFQKTNDLTVKFADLNGREIIGIAPVLLLIIYMGIHPQPFLKKIEPSVERYISQISQPQSVFVAEHSVVKGGQR, via the coding sequence ATGTTTGACTCCATGTTATCTATTCTAATTTTTCTGCCAATTGTGGCTGGTGCACTGGTACTGATTGCACCGCTTTCACCCAGTGTCGCCCGCAGCATCGGCTTTGCCGTTTCGCTCATCGTGCTTGCCCTTGGGATCATGACGTATCAAGGATTTCAGTCAACAGGCGGATACGAGTTTGTTGAGAGCTACTACTGGATCAAGAGCTATGGCATCAGCTATACGCTTGGCATTGATGGCATCAGTTTGATGATCCTCATGCTGGTCGCTTTGCTTTTCCCAGTAGCATTCTTGCTCCTGTGGAACGATAAAAGCAAAGGGTACTGGGGCAACATGCTTCTCGTGCAAGGGGCGATGGTCGGAACGCTGAGTTCACTTGACCTGATTCTCTTCTATGTGTTCTGGGAAGTAATGCTGATTCCGATTTTCTTTATGATTGGTCTGTATGGCGGCGCGAATCGCTACGCGGCTGCGGTGAAGATTACGGTCTACACCATGGTAGGATCGCTCTTTATGTTCGTAGCGATTCTGTACCTTGCGTACAGTTTCCAGACCGTTAGCGGCGTATGGAGCTTTGCGCTGGAAGACCTCACGAGCGTGAGCCTGACTGGCAAGGAAGCGTTCTGGGTATTTGCTGCCTTCATGCTGGCATTTGCGATTAAAATTCCACTGTTTCCGCTCCATACGTGGTTACCTGATGCGTATACCGAAGCGCCAACCGGAGCAACATTCATCCTCTCTGCCATCATGGCGAAGCTCGGAATCTATGCGGTTATCCGTTTCGTGATGCCTGTTTATCCGCAAGAGTACTTGATGTATGCGACTCCGCTGATCGTGCTTGGCTTAATCGGCATGGTGTACTGTGGAATCGCGGCGATCAAACAACAAGATGTGAAACGGATGCTGGCCTATTCTTCGGCATCACACCTTGGGATTATTGCGGTCGGTATCTTTGCACTGAATACCGAAGCGATGGTCGGAAGCGTCTATCAGATCGTTGCTCATGCGATGGCAACGGGTGTACTCTTCTTGCTCGTCGGTTTGCTGGAAGAACGTCTCGGAACACGCAATATCGATTCGCTGGGCGGTATCGCAAAAGTCGCTCCGGTGTACGCAACTTTCTTCGCGGTTGCGATGCTGGCAAGTTGCGGTCTGCCGGGTACCAACGGCTTTATCGGTGAATTCCTGATCATTCTTGGTACGTTCAAATACCACTGGTTGCTTGGCACTATCGCCGCTACATCCGTCTTAGTCGGCGTGGCGTATATGCTCTGGATGTATCAGCGCGTTATCTTCCAGAAAACCAACGATCTCACCGTAAAATTTGCCGATCTGAACGGTCGCGAAATCATCGGTATTGCACCAGTATTACTCCTGATTATTTATATGGGTATTCATCCGCAGCCCTTCTTGAAAAAGATTGAGCCAAGTGTGGAACGTTACATCAGCCAGATATCGCAACCCCAATCGGTGTTTGTGGCTGAGCACAGTGTCGTGAAAGGGGGGCAACGCTAA